One segment of Pelecanus crispus isolate bPelCri1 chromosome 2, bPelCri1.pri, whole genome shotgun sequence DNA contains the following:
- the RPSA gene encoding small ribosomal subunit protein uS2 isoform X2, which yields MSGGLDVLQMKEEDVLKFLAAGTHLGGTNLDFQMEQYIYKRKSDGIYIINLKRTWEKLLLAARAIVAIENPADVSVISSRNTGQRAVLKFAAATGATPIAGRFTPGTFTNQIQAAFREPRLLVVTDPRADHQPLTEASYVNIPTIALCNTDSPLRYVDIAIPCNNKGAHSVGLMWWMLAREVLRMRGTISREHPWEVMPDLYFYRDPEEIEKEEQAAAEKAVTKEEFQTEWTAPAPEFTAPPQPEVADWSEGVQVPSVPIQQFPTEDWSAQPATEDWSAAPTAQATEWVGTATEWS from the exons ATGTCCGGAGGTCTCGATGTCCTGCAGATGAAGGAGGAGGATGTCCTCAAATTCCTCGCTGCCGGGACCCACCTGGGAGGCACCAACCTTGACTTCCAGATGGAGCAGTATATCTACAAAAGGAAAAGCGATG GTATTTACATCATCAATCTGAAGAGGACCTGGGAAAAACTCCTTTTGGCAGCCCGTGCCATTGTTGCCATTGAGAACCCAGCTGACGTGAGCGTCATTTCTTCTAGAAATACTGGACAG CGTGCTGTTCTGAagtttgctgctgctactgGGGCTACTCCCATTGCTGGACGTTTCACCCCTGGTACCTTCACAAATCAGATCCAAGCGGCTTTCCGTGAGCCACGGCTCCTGGTTGTTACAGACCCCCGGGCTGATCATCAGCCACTGACAGAAGCATCTTACGTCAACATCCCCACCATTGCGCTGTGCAACACCGACTCCCCGCTGCGCTATGTGGATATTGCTATTCCCTGCAACAATAAG GGAGCCCATTCAGTGGGTCTGATGTGGTGGATGCTGGCTCGGGAGGTCCTGCGCATGCGCGGCACCATCTCCCGTGAGCACCCGTGGGAAGTCATGCCTGACTTGTACTTCTACAGGGATCCCGAGGAG ATTGAAAAggaggagcaggctgctgctgagaaaGCAGTTACGAAGGAGGAATTCCAGACCGAATGGACGGCCCCAGCTCCTGAATTCACTGCTCCTCCTCAGCCCGAGGTTGCAGATTGGTCTGAGGGAGTGCAGGTCCCCTCTGTGCCCATCCAGCAGTTCCCCACAG AGGACTGGAGCGCCCAGCCTGCCACCGAGGACTGGtcagcagctcccacagcccaggctACTGAGTGGGTTGGCACTGCCACGGAGTGGTCCTAA
- the RPSA gene encoding small ribosomal subunit protein uS2 isoform X1 produces the protein MSGGLDVLQMKEEDVLKFLAAGTHLGGTNLDFQMEQYIYKRKSDGIYIINLKRTWEKLLLAARAIVAIENPADVSVISSRNTGQVWTFRAVLKFAAATGATPIAGRFTPGTFTNQIQAAFREPRLLVVTDPRADHQPLTEASYVNIPTIALCNTDSPLRYVDIAIPCNNKGAHSVGLMWWMLAREVLRMRGTISREHPWEVMPDLYFYRDPEEIEKEEQAAAEKAVTKEEFQTEWTAPAPEFTAPPQPEVADWSEGVQVPSVPIQQFPTEDWSAQPATEDWSAAPTAQATEWVGTATEWS, from the exons ATGTCCGGAGGTCTCGATGTCCTGCAGATGAAGGAGGAGGATGTCCTCAAATTCCTCGCTGCCGGGACCCACCTGGGAGGCACCAACCTTGACTTCCAGATGGAGCAGTATATCTACAAAAGGAAAAGCGATG GTATTTACATCATCAATCTGAAGAGGACCTGGGAAAAACTCCTTTTGGCAGCCCGTGCCATTGTTGCCATTGAGAACCCAGCTGACGTGAGCGTCATTTCTTCTAGAAATACTGGACAGGTATGGACATTT CGTGCTGTTCTGAagtttgctgctgctactgGGGCTACTCCCATTGCTGGACGTTTCACCCCTGGTACCTTCACAAATCAGATCCAAGCGGCTTTCCGTGAGCCACGGCTCCTGGTTGTTACAGACCCCCGGGCTGATCATCAGCCACTGACAGAAGCATCTTACGTCAACATCCCCACCATTGCGCTGTGCAACACCGACTCCCCGCTGCGCTATGTGGATATTGCTATTCCCTGCAACAATAAG GGAGCCCATTCAGTGGGTCTGATGTGGTGGATGCTGGCTCGGGAGGTCCTGCGCATGCGCGGCACCATCTCCCGTGAGCACCCGTGGGAAGTCATGCCTGACTTGTACTTCTACAGGGATCCCGAGGAG ATTGAAAAggaggagcaggctgctgctgagaaaGCAGTTACGAAGGAGGAATTCCAGACCGAATGGACGGCCCCAGCTCCTGAATTCACTGCTCCTCCTCAGCCCGAGGTTGCAGATTGGTCTGAGGGAGTGCAGGTCCCCTCTGTGCCCATCCAGCAGTTCCCCACAG AGGACTGGAGCGCCCAGCCTGCCACCGAGGACTGGtcagcagctcccacagcccaggctACTGAGTGGGTTGGCACTGCCACGGAGTGGTCCTAA